The segment AAAAAGAAAGATAAAAGAACGGTTTATAATTTTATGTATAAAGATGGTGCAAAAGGTGCTTCTTATATGAAACGTTTTAATGTTACTTCTGTTACTAGAGATAAGGAATACGATTTAACAAACGGAAGTAAAGGTTCAAAAGTTTTATATTTCACTGCAAATCCTAATGGTGAGGCAGAAGTGGTCACGATTAATTTGCGTGCTGCTGGAAGTGTAAAAAAATTGAAATGGGATATCGATTTTGCAGATTTAGCTCTAAAAGGAAGAGCTGTAAGAGGTAATATTATTACCAAGTATACTATAAAAAGTGTAGATTTTAAATCTGAAGGAGTTTCTACATTAAAACCTAGAAAAATTTGGTTTGATGACGCTGTTCAACGTTTAAATGTTGATGGAAGAGGAGAACTGTTAGGCGAATTTAAAGCAGAAGATAAGTTGTTAATTATTACGCAAAGTGGAAAAGTAAAAGCGGTGAAGCCAAATTTAGCAATGCATTTTGAAGATGATATGATTGTCTTAGAAAAATGGAAACCTAACAAACCAATTTCTGCTATTTATTTTGATGGAGAAAAAGAAAGATATTATGTAAAACGTTTTTTAATTGAGCATCCAGAGAAAGAAGAAGTAATAATTTCTGAACATCCAAAATCTCAATTAGAAATTGTAGCTACAGATTATAGACCCGTTGCTGAAATTTTCTATTCTAAAAGAAGTTTAGAAAATGAAGAAGTAAATTTTGAAGAGTTTATTTCTATTAAAGGAATTAAAGCACAAGGAAATCAATTAACGACAGAAAAAATAAAGCAAGTTAATCTATTAGAATCTCTTCCTTTTGAGGAACCTGAAGAACCAACATTCGAAGAAATTGAAGTAATTGATGAAGAAATTATTGAAGATAAATTGCCAATTGGAACTCCTGAAGTAGCAATTGTAAAACCTGTAGATGAAGAATTTTCTGCTGATGATAAAGCAAAAATAGCATTGCAAAAAGCGATAGCAAAGAAGAAAGCAGAGGAGAAGAAGAGAGATGATGAAAATCAAACGCAGTTATTTTAGAAACACCTTACTTTTGGATTTATGAAAACGCAATTACTTTTTTTTATGCTATTTTTAAATATAAATTTTGGCTCTTATTCACAAAATAAAATTAAGAAGAATAAAGCAGAAACTAAAGATTATATTATTTGGACCACTTATAGAAAATTAAATTGGCAAGATTTTAAAAGTAAAGAAAAAAGAAAAAATATTGGTGTAGCTCAAACCGGTGCAAGTATTGAAATAAAACCATTTAGAAACAAAAACAAGAAATATGATTATAAAGTATTAAGTAAATTTTATAAGAATAAATCTTGGACACAAACTAAAAGTCTGTCTATTTTAAAACATGAACAATTACATTTTGATATCGCTGAATTGTATGCTAGAAAAATGAGAAAAGAAATAGCATTGGTTAAATCAGATAGAAAAATAGTTAAAGAGTCAGATTACAGAAGAATTCACCGAAAATTTTTTAAAGAATACTTGGCTTTCCAAAATAAATATGATTTAGAAACCGAATATTCTTTAAGCACTAAAATTCAAAAAAAATGGGAAGGTTTTATTTTAGTTGAATTAGAGAAATTGGCCGATTATACTTTGAAAATTTAATTATAATTTTCATAAATAAATATTATCTTATTTTCAATGAAATCTTTTGTTGCTTATTTTAAAGTTGGAATTTTAATCTTTATTGTGGTTATGATTCTATAATGCGTAAAATTAAGTTTTGATATATTTTAATTCTTCCCATATTTTTAAAAACAATTCCTTTTACACTTTCTTTTTTTTAAAATTTAAGAGGTAATAGATTAAAAAAAAATAAAAAATTATGAAAAAAATAGGTTTAATAGGAGGAATAACTCCAGAGTCTACCATTTTATATTATCGAATTTTAAATCAATTAAATTCGGATAATTTTGGGAAACCACATTCTGCAAAAGTAGTTATGAATTCTTTTGACTTTGGTGAAATTTCTAAACTTCAAGCAGTAGGTAACTGGAAAAAGTTAGATAAATTAATGGCTGAAGCTGGTAAGAATTTAGAAAAGGCAGGTGCAACTTGTATTTTAATTTGTGCTAACACCATGCATTTATGTATTGATGCTGTTAGAGATGTGGTTAATATTCCTGTAATTCATATTGCTGAAGCAACTTCTAAAATGATTGTTGAAAAGAAGTTGAATAAAGTTGCCTTATTAGGAACAAAGTATACAATGGAAAAAGATTTCTTTAAAGATATTTTAACCTCTTTTGGTATCGAAACTATCATTCCTAAATTAGAAGAAAGAGAAATAATTCATAACGTTATTTATGATGAACTTTCTGCAGGAAATATAAATCCAGCTTCAAAAGAAAAATATCTAGAAATTATAAATAGACTTATTAAAAGTGGCGCAGAAGGTGTTATTTTAGGATGCACAGAAATTCCGTTATTAATAGCACAAAAAGATGTTTCTGTTCCTGTTTTTGATACAACTACAATTCATGCAAATGCAGCATTTAGTTTTTCTAAACCTTAATTCATTTTTTCGAAAAAAGTAAACTCGTAATTTGGTAACAAATGAGGATTTGTAATTTTAATGATATCTTTTAAAACTAAATCGGGTCTTGTTGGCGCTAACTCATAATAAATTACGCCTCCAGTTTTTCCTTTTTTGGTTGATGGTGTATAGATATTGTCATTTTTAAAAGCCTTAAATTTTGAAAATAATTCATTGCTTTTTAGCATTTGTTCTTTTGAGTAAAAATAGCCAGGAGCAATCCAAAAATCGGCACTTTCACCTTTATCATAAACACTTTCAAAACTTAAAGATAAACTACCTTTTCCTTTCGTGTTTTTCCAAAGATAATTTACGTTTGCATCTTTTAAAAATTGTGCTACAAAGCTTTCTCCAGCAGGTAAATTCCAAATATCTTTACTCATAATTGCACCAGAAAGAATAGTAGGTTTTTTATCTGATTTTAAGGCGATGTTTTTAGCTGTTAAATAATTAGCTTCTATCACTTTAAAAATACTGTCTGCTTTTTTTTCTTTATCAAATAAAACGCCAAAGAATTTAATCCATTCTGCTCTTCCTAAAGGAGTTTCTTCTAACCAATCTCCATTATAAATAACATTAATTCCTGCTTTTTTAACTGTAGTTAAACTTTTATCAGCAGATGTTACGCTGTAACCAACAACTAATTCTGGCTGTAAATCCAAGAGTATTTCTGTATTTAAAGAACTCTCTTTTCCAATTTCTTTGATTTTTCCTTCATTAATTAATTGTCTTGTTTTTTCTGATGAAACATACTTAGAGTAAGGAAAACCAACAATAGAAGTTTCTTCATTTAACAACTCAACCATTGGTACATGTGTTGTTGAGGTAACTACTATTCTTTCTATTGGAGTTGAAATCATTAATGATTCAAATTTTTTAATTTTCGAATCAGTTTTTTTCCTAATTATGTATTCATAAGTAGCATCAGAATTTTGATAAGCAGATTTAATAATCAATTTTTTCACTCCATTATCATCAATAATATCAAAGCCTTTTGCATATTTAATGTTGCTTTCTGATTTCGTTTTTTTATTAACTTTTATAACTTCTTTTTTACATGAAATTGAAATCAATAAGAATAATAAAACTGAAATTAAATTTAACTTTTTCATTTAGAATATACTTGATTTTCTTGTTCTTGAACTCTTATGAAAGTAGTTCTTTTGGTCAATTCTTTTAATCTACTTGCCCCAACATATGTGCATGTAGAACGCACTCCTCCTAAAATATCTGTAATTGTTTCATTTACATTTCCTCTAAAAGGAATTTCAACAGTTTTACCTTCAGAAGCTCTATAATTAGCAACGCCACCAACATGTTTGTTCATTGCAGTTTCGGAACTCATTCCGTAGAAAATTTTAAACTTCTCTCCATTTCTCTCCATAAGATTTCCTCCACTTTCTTCATGTCCTGCCAACATTCCTCCAAGCATTACAAAATCTGCGCCACCACCAAAAGCTTTAGCAACATCACCAGGAACTTTACATCCACCATCAGAGATTATTTGGCCACCCATTCCGTGAGCAGCATCTGCACATTCAATAATTGCAGATAATTGTGGATAACCAACACCTGTTTTAATACGAGTAGTACATACAGAACCTGGTCCAATACCAACTTTTATAATATCTGCTCCAGCCAAAAGTAATTCTTCAACCATTTCACCAGTAACAACATTTCCTGCAAGAATTATTTTATTTGGATGATTTTTACGCATTTTCTTTACAAATTCTACAAAATGTTCAGAATATCCATTTGCAACATCAATACAAATAAAATTTATTTGAGAAAATTCATTTAAAATTAGTGTAACTTTCTCTGCATCTTTTTTACCAGTTCCTGTACTTATTGCAATGTTTCTTAAAACACTTTCATCTGCATTTGATGCAAATTCTTGCCACTCTTTAATGCTATAGTGTTTATGTATTGCAGTGAAAATATTTTGTTCTGCCAATGCTTTTGCCATTTCAAAAGTACCAACTGTATCCATATTTGCTGCCATTATTGGAATTCCTTTCCAAATAATAGTACTGTGTAGAAACTTAAATTCTCTTTCTAAACTAACTTGTGAGCGAGATTTTAAAGTAGATCGTTTTGGACGAATCATCACATCTTTAAAACCAAGTTTCAATTCATTTTCTATTCTCATTCTTCAAGTATTATTAAGTTTCGAAGATATTAAATCTTCTGTTGTTTTTTTTAGATTGTTAATAAGAATGGATATATATTTGCCCCGATTTTGGTTTTGATGTAGAAGTCATTTTACATCCAATTAAAAGGGAATCTGGTTAAACTCCAGAGCTGTTCCCGCAACTGTAAGTTTATGCTGAAATTTATTCAGCACCTCTTTAGAGGATGTTACTTAAACTTTTGTCACTGATAAATTTATTGGGAAGGCAAAGTAACATAAGAACAAGTCAGGAGACCTGCCTAAGTCACGTGTAAAAACTTTCGGGAGAAAAGTTAGTGTACTTACATTTCGTACTCAATTTATCCTGATTTATTGTATAAATCAAATTTATTAAAAATGAAAAAACAATTATTAATTGTTGGTGTTTTGGCATGTAGTTTTGTCAGCACAAATCTTTTTGCTCAAAAAAATGAAGCGCAAAAAGAAAAGGTAGAAAAGTTAGATGAGGTTGTTATTACAGCAACAAAATTTAAACTTAAAAAAGAAAATACAGGGAAAGTTATTCAAGTAATTACCCAAAAACAACTTCAACAAAATACAGGTAAATCTGTAATTGAAATTTTAAATACTGTTGTAGGTATTGATGTTAGAGGTGTAAATTCTAATGCTTCAGAACCTAGGAGTATTAATATTAGAGGAGGAAGAAGTAGGCAAGTTTTAATATTGATTGATGGTGTTCCTGTTACAGATCAATCTGGAATTAATCAAGAATTTGATTTACGTTTATTGGCTGTTAGTCAAATTGAAAAGATAGAAGTTTTAAAAGGAGCTTCATCAACTTTGTATGGTTCTGGTGCTGCAACTGCGGTAATTAATGTTATTTTAAAGAAAGCATCTAAAGATAAAATTTCTGGTTCTTTTGAAACAAGTTTAGGAACAAATAATACCGCAAATACTTCAAATAGTAACCTTTCAGATAAAAGCCAAAACGTTGCTATTAATGGTACTATTGGTAAATTTAATTTCTTAGGAACTTTTAGTTTAACGGGTGTTGATGGAATGTCATCAGCAAAAAGTAAAACGAATTCCCTTTTTGAAGATGATTCTTTTTATAGCAGAAATGGATTGTTAAAAGTAGGGTACAACATCAATAAAAAAATAGCTATTGAAGCCTTTTTAAATTATGATGAATTTGATTATGATTTTGATGCTGGTGCATTTTCTGATAGCGATGTAAATACAGGAAATCAAGAGCAATTTAGAATCGGAATTAAGCCTACTTATAATTATGAAAACGGTCAAGTTTATTT is part of the Polaribacter sp. SA4-10 genome and harbors:
- a CDS encoding aspartate/glutamate racemase family protein; translation: MKKIGLIGGITPESTILYYRILNQLNSDNFGKPHSAKVVMNSFDFGEISKLQAVGNWKKLDKLMAEAGKNLEKAGATCILICANTMHLCIDAVRDVVNIPVIHIAEATSKMIVEKKLNKVALLGTKYTMEKDFFKDILTSFGIETIIPKLEEREIIHNVIYDELSAGNINPASKEKYLEIINRLIKSGAEGVILGCTEIPLLIAQKDVSVPVFDTTTIHANAAFSFSKP
- a CDS encoding ABC transporter substrate-binding protein; this translates as MKKLNLISVLLFLLISISCKKEVIKVNKKTKSESNIKYAKGFDIIDDNGVKKLIIKSAYQNSDATYEYIIRKKTDSKIKKFESLMISTPIERIVVTSTTHVPMVELLNEETSIVGFPYSKYVSSEKTRQLINEGKIKEIGKESSLNTEILLDLQPELVVGYSVTSADKSLTTVKKAGINVIYNGDWLEETPLGRAEWIKFFGVLFDKEKKADSIFKVIEANYLTAKNIALKSDKKPTILSGAIMSKDIWNLPAGESFVAQFLKDANVNYLWKNTKGKGSLSLSFESVYDKGESADFWIAPGYFYSKEQMLKSNELFSKFKAFKNDNIYTPSTKKGKTGGVIYYELAPTRPDLVLKDIIKITNPHLLPNYEFTFFEKMN
- a CDS encoding GMP reductase, whose amino-acid sequence is MRIENELKLGFKDVMIRPKRSTLKSRSQVSLEREFKFLHSTIIWKGIPIMAANMDTVGTFEMAKALAEQNIFTAIHKHYSIKEWQEFASNADESVLRNIAISTGTGKKDAEKVTLILNEFSQINFICIDVANGYSEHFVEFVKKMRKNHPNKIILAGNVVTGEMVEELLLAGADIIKVGIGPGSVCTTRIKTGVGYPQLSAIIECADAAHGMGGQIISDGGCKVPGDVAKAFGGGADFVMLGGMLAGHEESGGNLMERNGEKFKIFYGMSSETAMNKHVGGVANYRASEGKTVEIPFRGNVNETITDILGGVRSTCTYVGASRLKELTKRTTFIRVQEQENQVYSK